Genomic segment of Panicum virgatum strain AP13 chromosome 2K, P.virgatum_v5, whole genome shotgun sequence:
GAAAGGCACTACTATTCCAAATTTGCAATCAATGTTAAATGTCAATCCATAAGCCCCTTTGGGCGAAAAAAGAACTTAATGATTCACATCGCCATGTTTGCGTAAACTGATCATCTATGACTAAGCAACTCAGCTACAGTATTTTTCCTTTCATTGAGAAATCCTTCATTGTGCCCTGAACAATCGAATCCTTCCATTTCCTTTAACCCCGCAAAATTCTGGCGCCTTTCTTTACCCTGACAAGGATGTGGGTGAAGTGGCAAAACTACATGCATGCTGCTTACTTCTTGCCTTCAAAGCTCTGCAGATTGGTCCGACGGATGAGCCCAAGAAGGCCAGCTTGGGTTTCTTCGACACCATCAAAGCCTTTTGGCGCAACCTCTGGGATTTCGTGACCAATTTCATTACCGGCAAATCCTGCAGGTACTTCGATCCCTTCCAGTTTGGTTATCTCGTCGCCTTCCATCAGTTCCTGTGAACAGCAAAGATTCAATTTTTTGCTCGGTACTAATTATTTGGGAGCAGCTGGAACAAATGCTCGAGCCTCTTCGACATCACCTGCCATTTCCAGTACATATGCATCGGCTGGATCGTCATGATCCTCCTGATGCTCGCTTCGATACCCATAGGTACGCACGGTTTTCGCCATTTCGGCGCCGAACTGTCGAAGATCCGGTGACGTTTGCCATCATTTCTCCGAGAACAAAATTTTGTCCATGTGGTTTGTGCAGGCGCAATGGTCCTGTGGCTTCTGCATCAGAAAGGCTTCTTCGACCCGGTGTACGACCTGTTTGGGGCGGGCACGTACGAGTACGACCGCGCGCCCCCGAGGCACAGGAAAGGCggccatcatcatcaccatcaccaccaccaccatcaccgTCGTCACTCGCACCACCACGGCGACCACCACCATTCCcacaggcaccaccaccacgcgcACCAGAGGAGCAAGCAGAGCGAGCTCAGCCACCACCACGTCCTGCACCGGCACGGTGGCGAGCAGTGGGAGGTGACGGCGGCAGAAGCCCACCGGCGGCACTGGCACGACCCGGCCCTCGGCGTGCAGCACTGGGCCGGCGGTGCCGGGCACAAGCACCGGCACggcaaggcggcggccgcggcagcgctGCATCTGGAGGACGCCGAGGAGTTCAGGGAGTGGAGGCAGGACGAGGCCAGGTACGCCCAGCACGGGCTGCTGCACGGCCGCGACCGCCGGCGCTGATCCTTTGTGCTTGCACTAGATACGGATGGGATACATACGACCTAGTATGAGGTTTCAGCAGCTGTTTGAAATTTATCGGTGCCCAGTCTTTCGTAGTACTAGCAATTCTTCTTGCAAAAACAATGGTAAAAAAACAGGACAAAAATATAAGGGTTAATTGGATTGATACAATTACAATTTTCACCAGTTGGAGATATACTATTAAAATTCACCATATTTAAGATATGCTATCAGAATACCTCTCTTCCCTCTTTGAGTCTACATTCCTTGTATTTCTCTGTAAAGACATTTTTACCCCTTTTGTACATCCATCTGCTACGCGCTTGCGTGCCTGGCgaccgcgccgcccccgcccagACGCCGCGCCGCTGGGAGGAAGGCGCTGGACCCGCCTTGACGCCGCGCCGCTGGGAGGACGCCGCTGGACCGCCCTGACGCCGCCGAGCTGGCCTGCCCCCCTGCACCCCTGCTGGCAGCGCCCCTGGGAGGAAGGCGCGCCGCAGCGGCCCCGCCTGGCCCCCCTGCCCCCCTGCCGGCGGCGCCCCTGGGACTGGGAGGAAGGCGCACAGCGCACCGCAGGGCCGCGTGGAGGGCCGCGCCGCGGGGTCCGCCTGGTGGCCGCGCTGCAGGGCTGCGTGGAGGGCCGCGCCGCGGGGTCCGCCTGGTGGCCGCGCTGCAGGGCCGCCTGGAAGCCGCGTctgcctgttttttttttcgacTTTTGTTTCCTCTGTGTAACTGTGTAATTGTGCAATGAATAAGCAGAGTGTATAACTGTGTTCATGCAATCCGATTGTACTCATATTTACTGTGTATTGAGAAATGTCATGAATAAAATTGAAGGATTACATGTAATCAGTGATAAGATAAGAGGATATTATCAGCATgctttttctcaaaattttggcAGCACATCCACATAATTCCTCAATTGAGGACTGGCAAACACAATGGTTCATTTAAAGGATAGAAACAAAAGCATATATGCCATCAATTAAAGTCTGATGAAACATAACTGAGAATATCAAGATCGGTCCATACAAAATTCCATCCATACTAGGTTGCAACATATCAAGTTCGCAACCTCACAAGAGTCTAGCATACAAGTTCTCATATTAATCTCATACAAAAGCATAGCATAAGCTAGTGAGAAGCTCTATTCTTCAAAGACTAGCCTCCTAATGCTACTAACAACAGTAGCAGGTGGGTTAGCTGCAGCCTTTTTGGCCTTCTTCTTGGGgtgtcttcttctttctttgaaCTTTCTGTTTCTTGGCTTGGGAGGAACCAACTTCATCATCTATTTCAGCTTGTTTTCTATATTTGAAAGGAAAATTTATATGTTGTGAAATGAATCATAACAAGTTTGATTTAGTGCACAGAAACATATCTTTTGTTAGCCTTGGTTCTTGGTGGAGCTGTCTCACCATCTTCTCCAATTTTTCCTTGCAGTCACTTGCACCTTTTGTTGGATTCTTCTTCAGCCAATCTGCCAACTTATCTGCACACCATCCTTGGGTGGCCATCTTCCCTACTCTGAGTTTTGTGGTAGCACAGTTGTGTTCAGCTGGTAGCGTTTTGATCTACACAAACCAATAAAATAGAACATATTAAGATGCATAAACCACAATTTTCATTAAAGAAATAATTATCACATTAATGAAAAATAAATACCTCTATTGTCTTGCCATCAAAAATCTTAGAAGCATGTATGCGCCAAGGACATTCCTCTGCTTTACACCGTGCTCTAAATTTTGTCTTGTCAGTAACTAGATCAGCAAACTCAAAGCCTATCTTCACGGCGAAATGCCTAATTGCCTTCCTAAATGAAACAATATCAGGCCACCTCTCTCCCATCACAATTTTGGGGTTTTCTGGATCATGTATAACACGAACCTCCAGTGGATCTGCATCATTAATTTCTGCCTCAAGAGGAACACCTCCTTCAGTAGCAGCAATATTATTTGCATCAGTATTACCACATGGTTCTGGAGGAAAAGTGTTAACAGCCTGTGCATTGTTAGTGTGCTCATCTATTGGTTGGGGGTACTGGCATATACATTCCCTCATCATGGATACCCACATACTCCTCACATTATCAAATATGTCTGGCTCCCTCTCAGGCTCTAGTTCAGGATCTGTATGTAGCTCTGCATCTAGTTCAGGATCTAGAGGATTAGGCTGCTCAACAATATCTGGAATAGGATTCTCATGCATATTTAGATCTGGATCTTGGTTGTTATCATCAGTAGAAATCGGCTCTAGAGTAGCAAATTCATCAATTTTTGCAATTGTTAACCAAACCCTAGCAGAAACAATTCGCAAAAAATTACACTATGATCGCTACTTAGAGTTAAGCATTAAGTTTGGTTTTTCAAGATGCACACCTCTCCTCACCGTCTTCCATGTCCTCCAGGCGGGTTGGCGGCGCGACCTGCAGCTAGGCGTGTTCCAGGCGGGTCGCCGGCGCGGCCTCCTGCGGCTTCTCGCGGCGGACCCCGCGGCGCAGACTGTAGCGGCTCCCCGCAGCTCCCTGCGGCCTCCAGCGGCGGACCCCGTGGCGCAGCCACCAGGCGGGCCCACGGCGCGCCTAGCtcccacgggcggcggcggcttcacaGCGCCAGTCCCCGCGGCGCCCGTgaacagggcggcggcggcaggaggggTCGCGGTCGAGGCAGGGGGTCGATGTACTGAGGGGCAAAAGTGTCTATACGGAGAAATATAAGAAAGGGATAACCTGCGGGTGGGCccaaggaggggagagaggtATTCTGATGGCATATCTCCAATGTAGAGAATTGTAATAGCATATCTCCAACTTGTGAAAGTTGTAATGTTATCaatccaattaattcaaaatataaTCGGACTAGAGTATTAAACCCATGGCCATGGAAGGAAAAAGAATCGTCTCTTGGTGGTAAACTGATCCTTGCTAACATCCACAGtgggctttttttttctttttgagagaGAATCCACAATGGGCTTTTACTTGTTACCAGCAGGGCCACATGATAAAATGCACTACTACTGAACCCCTTCACCACCACCGATTGGGGGGAATTAAGCTCAGAGTCAGAGGTAATAGCTTCGGTTATCACCGCCAGTTCCCAATCCGGTGGAATGATGAGGGAAAGCAGAAtgcatttt
This window contains:
- the LOC120695938 gene encoding uncharacterized protein LOC120695938 isoform X2; protein product: MHENPIPDIVEQPNPLDPELDAELHTDPELEPEREPDIFDNVRSMWVSMMRECICQYPQPIDEHTNNAQAVNTFPPEPCGNTDANNIAATEGGVPLEAEINDADPLEVRVIHDPENPKIVMGERWPDIVSFRKAIRHFAVKIGFEFADLVTDKTKFRARCKAEECPWRIHASKIFDGKTIEIKTLPAEHNCATTKLRVGKMATQGWCADKLADWLKKNPTKGASDCKEKLEKMKTS
- the LOC120695938 gene encoding uncharacterized protein LOC120695938 isoform X1, which produces MHENPIPDIVEQPNPLDPELDAELHTDPELEPEREPDIFDNVRSMWVSMMRECICQYPQPIDEHTNNAQAVNTFPPEPCGNTDANNIAATEGGVPLEAEINDADPLEVRVIHDPENPKIVMGERWPDIVSFRKAIRHFAVKIGFEFADLVTDKTKFRARCKAEECPWRIHASKIFDGKTIEIKTLPAEHNCATTKLRVGKMATQGWCADKLADWLKKNPTKGASDCKEKLEKMVRQLHQEPRLTKDMFLCTKSNLL